The window ATTCCACTGGTGGACTATGTCCGGGTTATAATTGTTTCCATGAGTTGGAATGGTTGTTTATACTGCGAATGCCTCCTGTCACGTTAGTTTACCGACCCTTTCCAAGCACTACATCTTTAACCAGGGTTTATTGGAGCAATATAGGTTAACTGAGCACGCTTGTTCTTTTTCTAGTAAATGCCCTACTTCATTCTCTGCGGATACACACATTTGTTCCTGGAAGCTCCCCAATGCAACTTTGTGTCTCTTCTACTTTTGACTAGTGAGCAGAtgatgttcttttctttttgctttaaGACAAAACAGAGGTAGTTGATTAAGGAGGGGAAATGATCACTGGTTCAGTTTTGCAGGACAGCTTAGAGGTTCCAATAAGTAATCTTGTAGTCACAGTTGTTTTTCTCGAATCTTAAGGAAACTGCCACCTCAGCACTTCTACCACAGATCCTGATAGGTGATGTCTGGTAGGGGTGGgcgatatgatgatatatacaATGAGATGATTTATGATATGATCAATATGATGAAGTATTGAATTTACTGGATTTGCCAAAGCACACACATTCCTGCCTGGTTATTCCTGTAtagattgttttattgattaacAATGTCTCAAGTCATTTTCCAGAAAAATGATCatatcacaaaacaaattgATATCATAATATGAAAATTAATAGTTTTTTAACCATGTTGCACATTACCTGTAATGCCTGGTAGTTATATATGAACTCACAGACTACAACATGTAACGCATGTGTTTATGTCCCCTCAGGAGCTGCTGAAGAATGAGACCTATAGGGAGCAAATAAAGCTGAAGGCCAAGGAGGTAGAGGAAAACGATCTGGCCCTACAGGCAAAGGAGTACGAGGAAGGTCTGGTGGCAACACCTTTAAAGACTGTCGCCAAGGGCCATGCGGCCGCCACCAGCTTCGGCAAGCAAGAGATCAGCGAGGACCCCTCAAGCACTGCAAACACATTCCAGCCTGGCTCCTGGATACCCAGTCCCAAGAAATAGACTgactcatccacacacacactgagatcATCCTACAGTGTTATACAATCCAATAGAAAAGCCCTATATTTACTTTTTGTTGAGGCTTTGAAATTCAATAGTAGAAACATCTTTCAgtataatgcaatccaatacaacaccACAACACCACAGATTAATAAATTACCAGAGAGAAGACTCAGCTCCTCTCTGGCCCAGTctcaaaatacacattttaagtTCCACAAAGGAAGTATTATTGCAAGGCTGCATTAGATTATAAAGGGGTTTCAAATCAAGACAATATAATTACTCATCTTGAACCTGACTCCATAAATGGCCACAATAATTTAATAGGGCAGTAAGGTTTGTtaataaagcaaagaaaaactgaaatggtTGTACTTCAGAAGTCACTGGGTACACCAACTGTAAATACACTGTATCATGCTTGAGGTATTTTGTAAGAAATACTTTCTAATAAATTGTGGCTATTTAATGACATTGATATTGACTCCCTATCAGTTAATACATTTTACAGAAGAACTTTCCACTTCCAGcacatgaatgtgaaaacagccttctagtgtcaaactctgcacagtgaagttcaaacattcaactgtaggaacaagaggaaagatatttgagtggagggagactttaaatattaaaagcTCAAACCGATCAGAAGTACAGACCTCAAGCATTCAGCTATGACCAACgaaattgtacattttattgaaaaatcCCTCAGTGAACATTTTTTGACAGTGTAAAGACGGAAAGTATTACTTGTTGCGGAAGTATGCGGAAAACCATATGTGTAATGCTATGGGAAACGCTAATATGTCGATAAGATCTCTTAACTCCAAATTGAACTCTGAAATCAGTTCAGGGTTGAACATGGTGCAATGAAACTCTTCACATGAAATACTGTGTTaatattatttctatttatgATGGAGGTGGTGTCCACTGCCTGCGAATCACAACTGATGTATGTGATATTGATCTCAAGAGCAAAGTTCTTTCACTTGAGGCCTGAGTGCATGTTGGGCACAGAGTAGCGTTcctggaggtggtggaggttCTGCAAGAAACGTTCAGCAGGAAAAACTAAT is drawn from Thunnus albacares chromosome 2, fThuAlb1.1, whole genome shotgun sequence and contains these coding sequences:
- the ndufaf2 gene encoding NADH dehydrogenase [ubiquinone] 1 alpha subcomplex assembly factor 2, with protein sequence MNRVAGALRRTFGIMREHVGTDHLGNKYYFVPEQKTWTGRLVRAKRMVEAANPTEYEYIEGSIPIEWDAWIRGRRKEPPSVEELLKNETYREQIKLKAKEVEENDLALQAKEYEEGLVATPLKTVAKGHAAATSFGKQEISEDPSSTANTFQPGSWIPSPKK